The following are from one region of the Corynebacterium hindlerae genome:
- a CDS encoding cation diffusion facilitator family transporter encodes MSGHHHHHTATNHTRIGIALTITGSILIAELIGAWWTHSLALVVDAGHMAVDTSGLLLAFTAASVALRPATATYTWGFRRAEVISSAVQSLLLAGVGCYALVEAIRRLVSPVAVHPEGLLLFGVVGLVGNIVSFLVLSGGHGNDLNMKAATLEVLNDALGSVAVIISAIVIATTGFTRADAIVSLLIALLILPRALHILREAGAILMESVPPGLSLEDVRAHILSIPEVLDVHDLHATRISSGLPVLTAHVVLTERSFHNGQVPIILDKLQRCVGSHFDVSIEHSTFQFEPPYHREHEASRTCYE; translated from the coding sequence ATGTCCGGACATCATCACCATCACACAGCAACAAACCACACCCGAATAGGTATTGCCCTGACCATAACGGGCAGCATTCTCATCGCTGAGCTCATCGGCGCATGGTGGACCCACAGCCTTGCCCTGGTGGTGGATGCCGGGCATATGGCCGTCGATACGAGCGGGCTGCTGCTCGCGTTCACCGCTGCCTCCGTCGCACTCCGCCCCGCGACCGCCACCTACACCTGGGGGTTCCGACGCGCCGAGGTCATTTCCTCCGCGGTGCAGTCACTACTGCTCGCCGGGGTCGGTTGCTACGCCCTGGTGGAGGCGATCCGGCGCCTCGTCAGCCCCGTAGCGGTCCATCCTGAAGGCCTGCTCTTGTTCGGCGTTGTTGGCCTCGTGGGCAACATTGTGAGTTTCCTCGTCCTCAGTGGCGGCCACGGCAACGACCTCAACATGAAAGCCGCCACGCTGGAGGTACTGAATGACGCCCTCGGCTCCGTCGCCGTCATCATCAGCGCCATCGTTATCGCCACCACTGGCTTCACGCGTGCCGACGCGATTGTCAGCCTCCTCATCGCGCTCCTGATCCTGCCCCGCGCCCTCCACATCCTCCGCGAAGCTGGCGCAATCCTCATGGAATCGGTCCCGCCCGGGCTCTCCCTTGAGGATGTTCGTGCGCACATCCTCTCAATACCGGAAGTCCTGGACGTCCACGACCTTCACGCCACCCGCATCTCCTCCGGACTTCCCGTACTCACGGCACACGTGGTGCTCACCGAAAGGTCCTTCCACAACGGCCAAGTCCCAATAATCCTGGACAAGCTCCAACGGTGCGTGGGCTCACACTTCGACGTCTCTATCGAGCACTCGACCTTCCAATTCGAGCCACCCTACCACCGCGAACACGAGGCATCCCGCACGTGTTACGAGTGA
- a CDS encoding CAP domain-containing protein, with the protein MMKKLINATAAALALTFGVATAPAADAFILPGFAAENLIAAEADIADQINGIRVAHGLAPLGWNQYLSDISRGWSQTCANRDVLAHDPVALQVSDLENVAEMYRNPRDAVNGWMNSPGHRANILSPYAKTMGIGVAKNNLTGGYFITMRGSY; encoded by the coding sequence ATGATGAAGAAACTTATTAACGCCACCGCAGCAGCACTCGCCCTCACTTTCGGCGTCGCAACCGCCCCAGCTGCAGATGCTTTCATCCTCCCGGGTTTCGCTGCAGAAAACCTCATCGCAGCAGAAGCTGACATCGCAGACCAGATCAATGGCATCCGCGTTGCGCATGGCTTGGCGCCACTCGGGTGGAACCAGTACCTGTCCGATATTTCTCGTGGCTGGTCTCAGACCTGCGCCAACCGCGATGTGCTAGCTCATGATCCGGTTGCCTTGCAGGTATCTGATCTGGAAAACGTGGCTGAAATGTACCGCAACCCTCGGGATGCTGTTAATGGGTGGATGAACTCCCCAGGGCACCGGGCGAACATTTTGAGCCCCTATGCCAAGACGATGGGTATCGGCGTGGCTAAGAATAACCTCACTGGTGGTTACTTCATCACCATGCGTGGCTCATACTAG
- a CDS encoding ABC transporter substrate-binding protein has protein sequence MSVMKALPALLITAALALTSCSAPEPENTASPVNKDVATGGSKFGTADTETAKFGSDAEPGQFPRTVKHAAGTTEIKEKPKRIVVLENGELDGVLTLGITPVGMTTSKGENPIPSYLADKLEGVTTVGTINEVNVEAVAALQPDLILGNQLRADKLYPQLSQIAPTVFSIRPGFPWKENFLLIGETLGMEKEAEAKLQQYHEAVSGLGNSVPDGTTVSLVRFMPGKLRLYGRKSLIGVILQDAGLARPAEQDVDELAVEISPETIDKADGSIIFYTSYGTPAATGETAVIESSSWKALPAVAEGKAHRVNDDVWYLGLGPTGAMQIVSDLKELLPKK, from the coding sequence ATGTCAGTTATGAAAGCCCTCCCGGCGCTGCTCATCACCGCAGCGCTCGCGCTCACATCTTGCAGTGCTCCCGAACCGGAAAACACCGCCAGCCCGGTCAACAAGGATGTCGCAACCGGCGGCTCCAAGTTTGGTACCGCCGACACCGAGACGGCCAAGTTTGGTAGCGATGCGGAGCCTGGCCAGTTCCCCCGCACCGTCAAGCACGCCGCAGGAACCACCGAAATCAAAGAAAAGCCGAAGCGCATCGTCGTGTTGGAAAACGGTGAGCTCGACGGAGTGCTCACGCTGGGTATCACTCCCGTCGGCATGACCACTTCTAAAGGTGAAAACCCCATTCCGTCCTACTTGGCGGACAAACTTGAAGGGGTCACCACGGTTGGCACAATCAACGAAGTCAATGTGGAGGCTGTCGCAGCCCTGCAACCAGACCTGATCCTGGGGAACCAACTGCGAGCAGACAAGTTGTACCCACAGCTTTCCCAGATTGCTCCTACGGTATTTTCCATCCGACCCGGTTTCCCTTGGAAAGAAAACTTCCTTCTCATTGGTGAAACCCTTGGTATGGAAAAAGAAGCAGAGGCGAAGCTGCAGCAGTACCATGAGGCTGTCTCAGGGCTTGGCAATTCTGTGCCAGATGGAACGACGGTTTCCCTCGTTCGCTTCATGCCAGGCAAGCTTCGTCTTTATGGCCGCAAGTCTCTCATCGGCGTGATCTTGCAGGATGCTGGGCTGGCACGACCAGCTGAACAGGATGTCGACGAACTAGCTGTGGAGATTTCCCCTGAGACCATCGACAAGGCGGATGGCTCGATTATCTTCTACACCTCCTATGGCACTCCCGCAGCCACCGGGGAAACCGCCGTGATCGAGAGTTCCTCCTGGAAAGCGCTCCCCGCGGTAGCCGAAGGCAAAGCTCATCGCGTTAACGACGACGTGTGGTACCTCGGCCTCGGCCCGACAGGCGCCATGCAGATTGTCTCCGATCTGAAAGAACTACTGCCCAAGAAATAA
- a CDS encoding iron chelate uptake ABC transporter family permease subunit: MFSSQCRLPLTVVVGLALSALCFSTLLSLITGARAIPIHEVWHALSDRSQDPVSAILWDRRIPRTLVAMLAGMALGLAGALIQALTRNPLADTGVLGINSGAAFAIVVGLALGATDTPLMLFLLALGGAVLAGGGTYVLSRGKGASADPMRLVLAGVALSAILGGVGDGLALTNPRAFDRLHAWMVGNVDVGSYQPVYLVAAGLLVGVVPALMAIRGLGALQLGQETAVALGTQLAKTRLMAFIAIVILAASATAAAGVIVFLGLLVPHVARWLVGPSFGRLLLVSALLGPLVLLVADIAGRLLLPGEFPAGVVVSFVGAPFLIIYAQQRRKGI; encoded by the coding sequence GTGTTTTCTTCACAATGTCGCCTGCCACTCACCGTGGTCGTTGGACTAGCGCTCAGTGCACTGTGCTTTTCGACGCTGCTGTCCCTGATTACAGGTGCCCGAGCCATACCCATCCATGAGGTCTGGCACGCGTTGAGCGATCGGTCACAGGACCCGGTGTCTGCCATCCTATGGGATCGCCGCATTCCCCGGACTCTCGTGGCGATGCTCGCGGGCATGGCGTTGGGTTTGGCGGGAGCCCTGATTCAGGCCCTTACCCGCAATCCATTGGCTGACACCGGTGTGCTCGGGATCAACTCCGGGGCTGCCTTCGCAATCGTGGTAGGACTGGCCCTTGGTGCCACAGATACCCCGCTGATGCTGTTCCTCCTGGCGTTGGGAGGCGCTGTTCTGGCAGGTGGCGGCACATATGTGTTGAGCCGTGGCAAGGGTGCCAGTGCTGATCCGATGCGGCTGGTACTGGCGGGTGTCGCACTCAGCGCGATTCTCGGTGGTGTCGGTGATGGCCTGGCGCTGACCAATCCGCGGGCGTTCGACCGTCTGCACGCCTGGATGGTCGGAAATGTTGATGTTGGCTCCTACCAACCGGTTTATCTGGTTGCTGCCGGGTTGCTGGTGGGTGTTGTGCCAGCACTCATGGCGATACGTGGTTTGGGTGCGTTGCAGTTGGGGCAGGAGACAGCGGTGGCGTTGGGCACCCAGCTGGCCAAGACCCGTCTGATGGCGTTTATCGCCATCGTCATCCTCGCTGCTTCGGCAACTGCAGCAGCTGGGGTGATTGTGTTCCTAGGGTTGCTGGTACCGCACGTGGCGCGGTGGCTTGTTGGGCCGTCGTTTGGCCGGCTGCTGTTGGTATCGGCGCTGTTAGGCCCCTTGGTTTTGCTCGTAGCTGATATCGCTGGTCGATTGTTGCTGCCGGGTGAATTCCCTGCCGGAGTGGTGGTGTCCTTCGTGGGAGCGCCATTCCTCATTATTTATGCTCAACAACGACGAAAAGGAATCTGA
- a CDS encoding FecCD family ABC transporter permease, whose amino-acid sequence MRVPVGLSCAVILVAVLALILPGAGMTTATAWGALLGNNSGLAHTVIFQWRAPRVVTAVLVGAGLALSGAFFQSLTRNPLGSPDIIGFSAGAYTGVIVALLAGYGGFVYQMAGALVGGLVTAVAVLLLSVRARIDGLRIILVGLGISAMLSALNRWLISRGDLDTVLSAASWGAGSINGMRWGIAFPACVFLAVVSVGALLLRRQLDVLALGDDTATGLGLRTNVLKLVLLLVGIVLVAATTAVAGPVSFVALAAPHLAQGITRAQRTPLVTTGLVGALLLLVADILAQRLFHPVQLPVGLVTVVIGGLYLLFIIAHSARKYS is encoded by the coding sequence ATGCGCGTACCAGTCGGACTGTCTTGCGCGGTGATCCTGGTGGCGGTGCTGGCTCTGATCCTCCCCGGCGCTGGCATGACTACAGCTACTGCTTGGGGTGCGTTGCTAGGAAATAACTCTGGTCTAGCACACACCGTAATCTTCCAGTGGCGGGCCCCGCGTGTGGTGACCGCGGTGCTGGTTGGGGCCGGTTTGGCGCTCAGCGGTGCGTTTTTTCAGTCGCTTACTCGCAATCCCTTGGGGTCGCCGGACATCATTGGTTTTTCTGCGGGCGCGTACACCGGCGTTATCGTCGCTTTGTTGGCTGGCTACGGCGGATTCGTCTACCAGATGGCAGGAGCACTGGTTGGTGGTTTAGTTACGGCGGTGGCGGTGTTGCTGCTGTCAGTGCGCGCGCGTATCGACGGCCTGCGCATCATCCTGGTCGGCCTCGGAATTTCGGCGATGCTGTCTGCGCTCAACCGGTGGCTCATTTCCCGTGGTGACTTAGACACGGTGCTCTCCGCCGCTAGTTGGGGAGCCGGTTCCATCAACGGAATGAGGTGGGGTATTGCCTTCCCGGCTTGTGTGTTCTTGGCGGTGGTGAGTGTCGGGGCACTGCTGCTGCGCCGACAGCTCGATGTGCTTGCACTGGGAGACGACACGGCTACCGGCCTTGGCCTGCGCACTAATGTGCTGAAGTTGGTGCTGCTACTTGTTGGCATTGTGTTGGTTGCAGCTACCACCGCGGTTGCTGGTCCCGTGTCATTCGTGGCGCTCGCGGCGCCTCACCTGGCGCAGGGAATCACCCGTGCGCAACGAACTCCGCTTGTTACCACGGGCTTGGTGGGGGCCTTATTGCTGCTAGTTGCCGATATTTTGGCGCAGCGACTCTTTCACCCGGTGCAACTGCCCGTCGGCCTGGTGACGGTAGTCATTGGAGGCCTGTATTTGTTGTTCATTATCGCTCACTCTGCAAGGAAGTATTCATGA
- a CDS encoding ABC transporter ATP-binding protein, translating into MTALRTENATLAWDNHVISQDLSVSIPRGAFTAIIGPNGCGKSTLLKSFARILKPTAGGVFLGDCDVNTMPSKGVAKQLALLPQSTVTPPDITVAELVRRGRYPHQSLLRPWSAEDSRAVEAALEATNVAGLGEQRVTELSGGQRQRVWLAMVLAQNTPMLLLDEPTTYLDISHQYALLELAKALVTQLNRTVVAVLHDLQQAVRYADHLIVMKDGAVVAGGRPTDVVTSELIRDVFGIAVTVHLLDGQVVIVPATLPAPDVRMLGES; encoded by the coding sequence ATGACCGCACTGCGCACCGAAAACGCCACCTTGGCCTGGGACAACCATGTGATCTCTCAAGATTTGTCGGTGTCCATCCCCCGTGGGGCATTCACTGCGATCATTGGGCCGAATGGTTGCGGTAAGTCGACGTTGCTGAAGAGCTTTGCGCGGATTTTGAAGCCTACCGCGGGTGGGGTGTTTTTAGGCGATTGTGATGTGAATACAATGCCGAGCAAGGGCGTCGCAAAGCAGCTGGCGTTGCTGCCCCAATCGACGGTGACTCCGCCGGATATCACCGTTGCAGAGTTGGTGCGGCGCGGCCGGTACCCGCACCAAAGCTTGCTCCGGCCTTGGTCCGCGGAAGATTCCCGGGCGGTGGAGGCCGCGCTGGAAGCGACGAATGTTGCGGGGTTGGGGGAGCAGCGGGTCACGGAGCTGTCGGGTGGGCAGCGACAGCGGGTGTGGCTCGCGATGGTGCTCGCGCAAAACACGCCGATGCTGCTTCTCGACGAGCCGACCACCTATCTCGATATCTCCCACCAGTACGCGCTGCTGGAACTCGCGAAAGCGCTCGTGACACAACTAAACCGCACAGTAGTTGCGGTGCTGCATGACCTACAACAAGCTGTGCGGTACGCAGACCACCTCATCGTCATGAAGGACGGTGCGGTGGTTGCGGGAGGCAGGCCGACAGACGTAGTCACCAGTGAACTGATCCGGGATGTATTCGGGATCGCGGTGACCGTGCATCTGCTGGATGGCCAGGTTGTGATTGTGCCGGCTACGTTACCGGCACCAGATGTGCGGATGTTGGGCGAATCTTAG
- a CDS encoding peptidylprolyl isomerase produces MTQKTATATLHTNHGDIVIDLFGNHAPETVANFVGLAQGTKEYQAANASGTHEGPFYDGAIFHRVIDGFMIQGGDPTGTGRGGPGYMFGDEIHPELRFDRSYLLAMANAGPGTNGSQFFITVAATPWLNGNHTIFGEVTDEASQKVVDKIATTATGAMDRPVEDVVINSITIS; encoded by the coding sequence ATGACTCAAAAGACCGCAACCGCGACTTTGCACACTAACCACGGTGACATTGTCATCGACCTGTTCGGCAACCACGCACCAGAAACCGTGGCTAACTTCGTTGGCCTGGCTCAGGGCACTAAGGAATACCAGGCTGCAAACGCGTCCGGTACCCACGAAGGCCCGTTCTACGATGGCGCTATCTTCCACCGCGTTATTGACGGCTTCATGATTCAGGGCGGTGACCCAACGGGCACTGGCCGTGGTGGCCCGGGCTACATGTTCGGCGATGAAATCCACCCTGAGCTGCGCTTTGACCGCTCCTACCTGCTGGCTATGGCCAATGCGGGCCCTGGCACCAACGGTTCCCAGTTCTTTATCACCGTGGCGGCCACCCCGTGGCTGAACGGCAACCACACCATCTTCGGTGAGGTGACCGATGAAGCGTCCCAGAAGGTCGTCGACAAGATTGCTACCACCGCAACCGGCGCGATGGACCGACCTGTCGAGGACGTTGTGATTAACTCCATCACGATCTCCTAA
- a CDS encoding rhomboid family intramembrane serine protease, with amino-acid sequence MLKAWWRQAPVTVFFCSLMIVAYVATALQSLSLMENLSGSSLGNASLLYLPLMTSPLGPLRALLSAFMHLGPAHLTLNLVLLFLLGREVEISYGSRLYLLVWLFAAIGASAVTVWMDPLASTVGASGVGYALMVLFLFVVRRRGGDLRGPLVLIIANIMYTLITPTVSLWGHMGGLLAGLVLSFGLQFSSPAYRWVAISGIGLGFIVLLLWKISLFATSGFWAL; translated from the coding sequence ATGCTGAAAGCTTGGTGGCGGCAAGCCCCAGTTACTGTCTTTTTCTGCAGCCTCATGATTGTCGCCTATGTGGCAACGGCCCTGCAGTCGCTGTCCTTAATGGAAAACCTTTCCGGTTCATCCTTGGGGAATGCCTCACTTTTGTATCTTCCCTTGATGACCTCGCCGTTAGGGCCGCTCCGAGCGCTCTTGTCTGCCTTCATGCATTTGGGTCCAGCGCATTTGACGCTCAACCTGGTGCTGCTGTTTCTGTTAGGCAGGGAAGTGGAGATCAGTTACGGCTCCCGGTTGTATCTGCTGGTCTGGCTCTTTGCCGCGATAGGTGCCAGCGCCGTAACCGTGTGGATGGATCCACTCGCCTCCACAGTGGGTGCCTCTGGGGTGGGATACGCGCTCATGGTGCTGTTCTTATTCGTGGTGCGTCGCCGCGGTGGTGACCTCCGTGGCCCACTGGTGCTCATCATCGCGAACATCATGTACACCCTGATAACGCCCACGGTATCGCTATGGGGGCATATGGGGGGATTGCTGGCGGGGCTAGTTTTGTCGTTTGGCCTGCAGTTTTCTTCTCCCGCGTATCGGTGGGTGGCCATATCGGGCATCGGGCTTGGGTTCATTGTTCTATTGCTGTGGAAAATCTCATTGTTCGCTACCAGCGGTTTTTGGGCCCTTTAA
- the crgA gene encoding cell division protein CrgA, whose protein sequence is MPKAKVSQTSSPVSSSATSRTPVKISSSGTPMWYKIIMFGFMLAGLLWLVVNYLAGQDISFMRELGPWNYGIGFGLFIIGLLMTMGWR, encoded by the coding sequence ATGCCTAAAGCAAAAGTTTCTCAAACCTCTAGCCCGGTAAGCTCTTCCGCAACCAGCCGAACCCCGGTAAAGATCAGCTCCTCCGGCACCCCCATGTGGTACAAGATCATCATGTTCGGCTTCATGCTCGCCGGACTACTCTGGCTCGTAGTGAACTACCTCGCCGGACAAGACATCTCCTTCATGCGCGAACTGGGACCATGGAACTACGGCATCGGCTTCGGACTATTCATCATCGGGCTACTGATGACCATGGGGTGGCGCTAG